Genomic DNA from Coregonus clupeaformis isolate EN_2021a unplaced genomic scaffold, ASM2061545v1 scaf0779, whole genome shotgun sequence:
gagccagaaatcgtgcttgtttgtaggtgaccaaatacttattatccaccataatttgcaaataaattcattaaaaatcctacaatgggattttctggaatttttttcctcaatttgtctgtcatagttgacgtgtacctatgatgaaaattacaggcctctctcatctttttaagtgggagaacttgcacaattggtggctgactaaatactttttttccccactgtaggggttccataaccgcaggcagaacagttgaaactggaatagcagcaaggccaggcggactggggacagcaaggagtcaccacggccggtagtcccgacgtatggtcctagggctcaggtctctcagttggcttttcatagccgatcattaagagttgaaaacagcaggtctgggacaggtaggggtttcgtaaccgcaggcagaacagttgaaactggaatagcagcaaggccaggcggactggggacagcaaggtgtcatcatgcccggtagtcctgacgtatggtcctagggctcaggttctcagagagaaagagagaacgagagaattagagagagcatacttaaattcacacaggacactggataagacaggagaagtactccaggtataaccaactaaccccagccccccgacacataaactactgcagcataaatactggaggctgagacaggagcggtccggagacactgtggccccatccgaagaaaccccggacagggccaaacaggaaggatataacccccacccactctgccaaagcacagcccccgcaccactagagggatatcctcaaccaccaacttacaatcctgagacaaggccgagtatagcccacagaggtctccaccacagcacaaaccaagggggggcgccaacccagacaggaagatcacgtcagtaactcaacccactcaagtgacgcacccctcccagggacggcatgaaagagcaccagcaagccagtgactcagcccctgcaacagggttagaggcagagaaccccagtggagaggggaaccggcctggcagagacagcaagggctgttcgttgctccagagcctttccgttcaccttcacactcctgggccagactacactcaatcatatgacctactgaagagataagtcttcagtaaagacttaaaggttgagaccgagtctgcgtctctcacatgggtaggcagactgttccataaaaatggagatctataggagaaagccctgcctcccgctgtttgcttagaaattctagggacaattaggaggcctgcgtcttgtgaccgtagcgtacgtattggtatgtacggcaggaccaactcggaaagataggtaggagcaagcccatgtaacgctttataggttaacagtaaaaccttgaaatcagcccttgccttaacagggaagccagtgtagggaagctagcactggagtaatatgatcaaatttcttggttctagtcaggattctagcagccgtatttagcactaactgaagtttatttagtgctttatccgggtagccggaaaatagagcattgcagtagtctaacctagaagtaacaaatgcatggattaatttttctgcatcatttttggacagaaaatttctgatttttgcaatgttacgtagatggaaaaaaagctgtccttgaaacagtcttgatatgttcgtcaaaagagagatcagggtcaagagtaacgccgaggtccttcacagttttatttgagacgactttacaaccatcaagatgaattgtcagatttaacagaagatctctttgtttcttgggacctagaacaagcatctctgttttgtccgagtttaaaagtaaaaagttttcagccatccacttccttatgtctgaaacacaggcttctagcgagggcaattttggggcttcaccatgtttcattgaaatgtacagctgtgtgtcatccgcatagcagtgaaagttaacattatgttttcgaataacatccccaagaggtaaaatatatagtgaaaacaatagtggtcctaaaacggaaccttgaggaacaccgaaatgtacagttgatttgtcggaggacagaccattcacagagacaaactgatatctttccgacaggtaagatctaaaccaggccagaacttgtccgtgtagaccaatttgggtttccagtctctccaaaagaatgtggtgatcgatggtgtcaaaggcagcactaaggtctagtagcacgaggacagatgcagagcctcggtctgacgccattaaaaggtcatttaccaccttcacaagtgcagtctcagtgctatgatggggtctaaaaccagactgaagcatttcgtatacattgtttgtcttcagaaaggcagtgagttgctgtgcaacagctttttctaaaatttttgagaggaatggaagattcgatataggccgatagttttttatattttccgggtcaaggtttggctttttcaagagaggctttatcactgccacttttagtgagtttggtacacatccggtggatagagagctgtttattatgttcaacataggagggccaagcacaggaagcagctccttcagcagtttagtaggaataggatccagtatgcagcttgaaggtttagaggccatgattattttcatcattgtgtcaagagatatagtactaaaacacttaagtgtctctcccgatcccaggccctcgcaagagctgtgcagatccaggacagctaagccctggaggaatacgcagattcaaagaggagtccgtaatttgctttctaatggtcatgatcttttcctcaaagaagttcatgaatttattactgctgaagtgaaagccatcctctcttggggaatgctgctttttagttagctttgcaacagtatcaaaagaaattttggattattcttattttcctcgattaagttggaaaagtaggatgatcgagcagcagtgagggctcttcggtactgcacagtactgtctttccaagctagtcggaagacttccagtttggtgtggcgccatttccgttccaatttcctggaagcttgcttcaaagctcgggtattttctgtataccagggagctagtttcttatgacaaatgtttttcgtttttaggggtgcaactgcatctagggtattgcgcaaggttaaattgagttcctcagttaagtggttaactgatttttgtcctctgacgtccttgggtaggcagaaggagtctggaagggcatcaaggaatttttgtgttgtctgagaatttatagcacgacttttgatgctccttggttggggtctgagcagattatttgttgcgattgcaaacgtaataaaatggtggtccgatagtccaggattttgtggaaaaacattaagatctacaacatttattccatgggacaaaactaggtccagagtatgactgtggcagtgagtaggtccagagacatgttggacaaaacccactgagtcgatgatggctccgaaagacttttggagtgggtctgtggacttctccatgtgaatattaaaatcaccaaaaattagaatatgatctgctatgactacaaggtctgataggaattcaggaaactcagagaggaacgctgtatatggcccaggaggcctgtaaacagtagctataaaaagtgattgagtaggctgcatagatttcatgactagaagctcaaaagatgaaaacgccatttttttttggtaaattgaaatttgctatcgtaaatgttagcaacacctccgcccttgcgggatgcacggggaatatggtcactagtgtaaccaggaggtgaggcctcatttaacacagcaaattcatcaggcttaagccatgtttcagtcaggccaatcacatcaagattatgatcagtgattagttcattgactatgactgcctttgaagtgagggatctaacattaagtaaccctattttgagatgtgaggtatcacgatctctttcaataatggcaggaatggaggaggtctttatcctaataagattgctagggtgaacaccgccatgtttagttttgcccaacctaggtcgaggcacagacacagtctcaatgggtatggctgagctgactacactgactatgctattggcagactccactaagctggcaggttggctaacagcctgctgcctggcctgcaccctatttcactgtggggctagaggagttagagccctatctatgttggtagataagaggagagcacccctccagctaggatggagtccgtcactcctcagcaggtcaggcttggtcctgtttgtgggtgagtcccagaaagagggccaattatccacaaatgttatcttttgggaggggcagaaaacagttttcaaccagcgattgagtgctgagactctgctgtagagctcgtcacttcccctaactggggagggggccagagacaattactcgatgccgacacatctttctagctaatttacacactgaagctatgttgcacttggtgacctctgactgtttcatcctaacatcgttggtgccgacgtggataacaatatctctatactctctacactcgccagttttagctttagccagcaccatctttagattagccttaacgtcggtagccctgccccctggtaaacagtgtatgatcgctgggtgattcgttttaagtctaatactgcgggtaatggagtcgccaatgactagggttttcaatttgtcagagctaatggtgggagccttcggcgtctcagaccccgtaacgggaggagtagagacaagagaagactcagactcagactccgactcgctacataatggggaaaacccggttgaaggtttctgtcggctgaatgagcgacaccggttgagcattccaacagtatttccctccagaagccatgagaaagttgtccggctgcggggactgtgcggggggatttatactaacgttactgtctgtacttactggtggcacagacgctgtttcttcctttcctacactgacattacccttgcctaacgattgcgtctgaagctgggcttgtagcacagctattctcgccgtaaggcgatcgttctcctgtatattatgagtacagcgactgcaattagaagacatcatgttaatgttactacttagcttcggctgttgaagatgttgacgaaccatgtccagataaagcgtccggaggaaaaagttgaataagggaaaaaagttgcgatggaaaaatggaaaataaagtaaaattggcagctaaaacgcacaggaaaatgactcttctgtctcgggataaaacgtccggggtgaaaaagtttaacgaaaaaagatgagtgaggacaaaactaaaaagttggtaaatttgttgaacacagagattgattaaacgtttattaaaagtaaaacgtgaatagtttggcaggtagccaagtagcaacaagcagcacggagacaatgcggaagcgagacggaagtcacgtggtTCAAGGCTGTGATCGATAGGTCTGTGGATTCCACCTGAGGAGACGGGTGTGCTGCTCTGTGCACTGAGAGGATGAcgctatcccctcctctcttctccagaccatctccggtgaccttctcccatacctcacctcgctgatcaactcttccttgaccgctggctatgtcccttccgtcttcaagagagcgagagttgcaccccttctcaaaaaaccaacactcgatccctctgatgtcaacaactacagaccagtatcccttctttcttttctctccaaaactattgagcgtgccatctttagccaactctcttgctatctctctcagaattaccttcttgatccaaaccagtcaggtttcaagactggtcattcaactgagactgctcttctctgtgtcacggaggctctccgcactgctaaagctaactctctctcctctgctcttgtccttctagacctgtctgctgcctttgacactgtgaaccatcagatcctcctctccaccctctccgagctgggcatctccggcgcggctcactcttggattgcgtcctacctgaccggtcgctcctaccaagtggcgtggcgagaagctgtctccgcaccacgtgctctcaccactggtgtcccccagggctcagttctaggccctctcctagtctcgctatacaccaagtcacttggctctgtcatatcctcacatggcctctcctatcatttctacgcagacgacacacaactaatcttctcctttcccccttctgataaccaggtggcgaatcgcatctctgcatgtctggcagacatatcagtatggatgacggatcaccacctcaagctgaacctcggcaagacggagctgctcttcctcccggggaaggactgcccgttccatgatctcgccatcacggttgacaactccgttgtgtcttcctcccagagtgcgaagagccttggcgtgaccctggacaacactctgtcattctccgctaacttCAAGGcgatgacccgatcctgtaggttcatgctctacaagattcggagagtacgaccctgccttacacaggaagcggcacaggtcctaatccaggcacttgtcatctcccgtctggattactgcaactcgctgttggctgggctccctgcctgtgccattaaacccctacaactcatccagaatgccgcagcccgtctggtgttcaaccttcccaagttctctcacgtcaccccgctcctccgcacactacactggcttccagttgaagctcgcatctgctacaagaccatggtgcttgcctacggagctgtgaggggaacggcacctccgtaccttcaggctctgatcagtccctacacccaaacgagggcattgcgttcatccacctctggcctgctggctccccttcctctgcggaagcatagttcccactcagcccagtcaaaactgttcgctgctctggcaccccaatggtggaacaagctccctcacgacgccaggacagcggagtcactcaccaacttccggagacatttgaaaccccacctctttaaggaacacctgggataggataaagtaatccttctacccccccccttaacccccccaaaaaataaataaataaataaataaataaattgtaagtcgctctggataagagcgtctgctaaatgacgtaaatgtaaatgtacaaaaaACAATCCCATCTTTCTATCCCTTCTTCCCAAAACATCAAATAAACCAGAAATACTGACAGAAATACACCACAGTATTCCTGGAAAAGGACTAAtagctttaagcatcagttgtcagagcaccttaccgatcactgcacctgtacacagcccatctgaaattagcccgcccaactacctcatccctttattgttatttatttttgctcatttgtaccccagtatctctatttgcacatcatctcttgcacatctatcattccagtgttaatactaattgtaattattttgcactatggcctatttattgccttacctccataacttgctacatttgcacacactgtatatatatttatttctgttgtatttttgactttgttttgttttaccccatatgtaactctgtgttgttgtttttatcgcactgctttgctttatcttggccaggtcgcagttgtaaatgagaacttgttctcaactggcttacctggttaaataaaggtgaaataaaaaaaaaataaaaaaaatatattactgACAGAAATACACCACAGTATTCCTGGAAAAGGACTCATATTACTAACAGAAATACACCACAGTATTCCTGGAAAAGGACTGATATTACTGACAGAAATACACCACAGTATTCCTGGAAAAGGACTCATATTACTGACAGAATCAAAACAAACTGATTATAACAGATGAcatgacatacacacactgtctccTCCTACCCTGACATCCTTGGTGTTCATGCGTGTTCCTTCCTTCCCAACAAAGATGTCATCTATATCCACCAGGATGTGACGCTCCAACCCCAACGACAACTTCCTGTCTGTGAGGTAAGTGATAGCGTCCACCAATAGGAGCCTGTGTAGCCAGTAGGTCAGGCCGTGTCCGAAGACGACCCTCTGAACCCCGTCAAACAGCCCCACATCCAGCACCACCGTAGCCTGTAGGCCCCAACTGAAACCAGGGACTGGATTATCTATGCTACCCGCTCCGGGGCCTCCCTCCCTGGGCAGCGCCTGGACCTGGACCTGGGCCTGGACAACAGCCTGGTAGGAGGAGTGGTTGGAGGTGAAGGTGGTCCAGTCATCACCAGGGAGAGGTCCACGGTCCGTACCAGCCCGCGTCAGGTGCAGGAGGGGCGAGCGTGACATCACAGAGGCGTCTCGGAGCGCCTGATTGGTCCGTAGCAGCAGGGGTAGACCCCGGAGATTCAGCAGGGGAGGAGAGTTCTGATTGGCTCTGTGGAAGGTGATGATGCCGACTCGGTAACGGAGACAGTACTGGGGGACAACAAGGGACAAAAGTTGGCAAGCGTTAGCTGACAACCAGACAAACGTTAGCAAACGTTAGCTGACAACCATACgaacgttagctaatgttagctgacaACCTGACGAACATTAGCGAACGTTAGCTGACAACCATACgaacgttagctaatgttagctgacaACCAGACAAATGTTAGCAAAAGTTAGCTGACAACCATACgaacgttagctaatgttagctgacaACCGGACAAATGTTTAGCTGACAACAAGATGACACATTCCATTAGTTTTTTGTGTCCAATGTCAGTGAATGCtcatggctaacgttagctaacagttTGAGAAGGTAATGTGCGGCAAACGTAAGTGAGTGTCAATACAAAAAGTAATCTGTACAAAAATGAGCTTCACCATAACATTTTGGAATGCTCATTGAACTAGTTCAACTGACGTTCTTACTAAGTAATTTACACCTTCCACTACAATCCCTTGAAAAGTGTCCTGCGGATGCAGAGATGTGTGGACATTCGGTATTAAATCCTTTTGTTCAAGCCGACCTAGTGGAAAGTGTAAATTAGGAATGTGAGAAGAGAAGTGGGTCATTTCCCTGTAAAAgtacccatgagcaccaacatgtgaagtttatAAGATACAAttttggtgtcaaatgaaagctaagagtttATATTTTGGGGAAATTAAGGCATAGATACGTTtgtcaaccattttccatcctaaaaattaggaataagcaaaggctttgattggTCACACAGATGGAAAAGGGCTTAAAAAAAACATCCTACTAGAAAATTATTAAAAAGGAATTAGAAATCCATCAAAACACAATCCTTTTGAAGTAAAGGCCccttgccaactaatatcaacatttatTTTTCGTTTTTATTAAatgatttgccttctgtaagtaCAAAATATTGCCTAGTGTCTTGTCATTCTGTTACTGTAAACCctcatatctttaagatatttgatcatttctctccctcatgagggaggaTTATAAAAGGTCAGAGAAATAACAACTaaaaaggtagacctaccaattagttcgTGTTTTTTACCGattacaattttgtttatgaattattaagtgatttaGACACATCATACCAAACTTTACATCTGCACTGTTTCtcaagtaaatgtaaatgtgttttagtAAAATGTTTAATTGGCATTTTGTTAAAAGTAGACTGAATATAAGGGTATGGTTTGTTCAACTTTTCAAATCGATGGTTTTACAATTTAAATTGAGAAAAATGAGTCTCAACGTCACTCTGTTTCCGTGGAATAGCCCAGCGGCTGTCTGTTCCAGGAGTCAGTGTGTAACTCACCTGGCGTAGCAGCTGTCTGTTCCAGGAGTCAGTGTGTAACTCACCTGGTGTAGCAGCTGTCTGTTCCAGGAGTCAGTGTGTAACTCACCTGGCGTAGCAGCTGTCTGTTCCAGGAGTCAGTGTGTAACTCACCTGGCGTAGCGGCTGTCTGTTCCAGGAGTCAGTGTGTAACTCACCTGGCGTAGCGGCTGTCTGTTCCAGGAGTCAGTGTGTAACTCACCTGGCGTAGCAGCTGTCTGTTCCAGGAGTCAGTGTGTAACTCACCTGGTGTAGCAGCTGTCTGTTCCAGGAGTCAGTGTGTAACTCACCTGGCGTAGCGGCTGTCTGTTCCAGGAGTCAGTGTGTAACTCACCTGGCGTAGCGGCTGTCTGTTCCAGGAGTCAGTGTGTAACTCACCTGGCGTAGCGGCTGTCTGTTCCAGGAGTCAGTGTGTAACTCACCTTTGGCGTAGCAGCTGTCTGTTCCAGGAGTCAGTGTGTAACTCACCTGGCGTACCGGCTGTCTGTTCCAGGAGTCAGTGTGTAACTCACCTGGCGTAGCGGCTGTCTGTTCCAGGAGTCAGTGTGTAACTCACCTGGCGTAGCGGCTGTCTGTTCCAGGAGTCAGTGTGTAACTCACCTGGCGTAGCGGCTGTCTGTTCC
This window encodes:
- the LOC121563283 gene encoding bifunctional heparan sulfate N-deacetylase/N-sulfotransferase 4 — its product is MSLAVHVRRHLRRFLLLLAAGSLLGSAYFLFSHSAPSLQLNQSGEPAADPNTHTDRRSDPNTHTDTLPLPTVDPVVLVLVESQYSQLGLDVVAILESARYPFRTEITPRKGDLPPLTDKGRGRYILVIYESLLKYAHTDSWNRRLLRQYCLRYRVGIITFHRANQNSPPLLNLRGLPLLLRTNQALRDASVMSRSPLLHLTRAGTDRGPLPGDDWTTFTSNHSSYQAVVQAQVQVQALPREGGPGAGSIDNPVPGFSWGLQATVVLDVGLFDGVQRVVFGHGLTYWLHRLLLVDAITYLTDRKLSLGLERHILVDIDDIFVGKEGTRMNTKDVR